A DNA window from Deltaproteobacteria bacterium contains the following coding sequences:
- a CDS encoding twin-arginine translocation signal domain-containing protein, which produces MSDWSRREFIRTVGAAGTAAALLGPRAVAQAAPAKRSLRKG; this is translated from the coding sequence CTGAGCGACTGGTCGCGACGCGAGTTCATCCGCACGGTCGGGGCCGCGGGGACGGCCGCCGCCCTGCTCGGCCCGCGCGCCGTGGCGCAGGCCGCGCCGGCCAAGCGCAGCCTCAGGAAGGGCTGA
- a CDS encoding LLM class F420-dependent oxidoreductase, translated as MKFGLMYANAGPFGFPDNLAHLARTAEDVGIESIWAVEHVVIPVGYRSVYPYSPSGKIPGPENIPLPDPLLALTFAAAVTTKLRLATGILLLPQRHPIYVAKEVATLDVLSSGRAILGIGIGWLREEFEALGIPFEDRAARTAEAVRALRSLWKETPEAFAGKYFRWPPLESNPKPVQRPGVPIVVGGHTPLAVRRAARYGDGFFPGVDTPEKLKALLAALGEECARLGRNPRDVEITAGRAAMDLDTVRRYQDLGVARLTIPPPAFDQEGLCAGLHEFGERIIAKLSPS; from the coding sequence ATGAAATTCGGACTGATGTACGCCAACGCGGGCCCCTTCGGCTTCCCGGACAACCTCGCGCACCTCGCGCGCACGGCGGAGGACGTCGGCATCGAGTCGATCTGGGCCGTCGAGCACGTCGTCATCCCGGTGGGCTACCGCTCGGTCTACCCGTACAGCCCCTCCGGGAAGATCCCCGGGCCCGAGAACATCCCGCTCCCCGACCCGCTCCTCGCGCTCACCTTCGCGGCCGCGGTGACGACGAAGCTCCGGCTCGCCACCGGCATCCTGCTCCTGCCGCAGCGCCATCCGATCTACGTCGCCAAGGAGGTGGCGACGCTCGACGTGCTGTCGAGCGGCCGGGCGATCCTCGGCATCGGCATCGGGTGGCTGCGCGAGGAGTTCGAGGCGCTCGGCATCCCGTTCGAGGACCGGGCGGCGCGCACGGCCGAGGCGGTGCGCGCGCTCCGCTCGCTGTGGAAGGAGACGCCGGAGGCATTCGCGGGGAAGTACTTCCGCTGGCCGCCGCTCGAGTCGAATCCGAAGCCGGTGCAACGGCCGGGTGTGCCGATCGTCGTCGGGGGGCACACGCCGCTCGCGGTCCGGCGCGCCGCCCGCTACGGCGACGGCTTCTTTCCCGGCGTCGACACCCCCGAGAAGCTGAAGGCCCTCCTCGCGGCGCTCGGCGAGGAATGCGCCCGCCTCGGACGGAACCCTCGCGACGTCGAGATCACGGCGGGCCGCGCCGCCATGGATCTCGACACCGTGCGCCGCTACCAGGATCTCGGCGTGGCGCGTCTCACGATCCCGCCTCCCGCCTTCGACCAGGAGGGCCTGTGCGCGGGGCTGCACGAGTTCGGCGAGCGTATCATCGCGAAGCTCAGCCCTTCCTGA
- a CDS encoding tetratricopeptide repeat protein yields the protein MHRLAALVLAALSFAGAADPPGTPASREALALCHRADDAPEAERPAMLDRALARAERAVADDERDALAHFAVFCSLGGKMRRAGLGVGALVDLRRLRREVDRTLELAPDFADALAGKGALLLDAPRLLGGDPKEAERLLRRALEVDPDYLGPRLDLVRALRARGAEAEAHAEAERALEVAKRKTDTEGIARAQALLSSGSAR from the coding sequence GTGCATCGCCTCGCCGCACTCGTCCTCGCCGCGCTGAGTTTCGCGGGGGCCGCCGATCCACCGGGCACGCCGGCGTCGCGCGAGGCGCTCGCGCTCTGCCACCGGGCCGACGACGCGCCGGAGGCCGAGCGGCCGGCGATGCTCGATCGCGCGCTCGCGCGTGCCGAACGAGCGGTCGCCGATGACGAGCGGGACGCCCTCGCGCACTTCGCCGTCTTCTGCAGCCTCGGGGGGAAGATGCGCCGCGCCGGCCTCGGCGTCGGAGCGCTGGTCGACCTCCGCCGGCTCCGTCGCGAGGTCGATCGCACCCTCGAGCTGGCGCCGGACTTCGCGGACGCGCTGGCCGGCAAGGGCGCCCTGCTGCTCGACGCGCCGCGTCTGCTGGGTGGTGACCCGAAGGAGGCCGAGCGGCTGCTCCGCCGCGCGCTGGAGGTCGACCCCGACTATCTCGGCCCCCGGCTCGATCTCGTCCGGGCGCTCCGTGCCCGCGGGGCGGAGGCTGAGGCGCACGCCGAGGCGGAGCGTGCGCTCGAGGTCGCGAAGCGAAAGACCGATACGGAGGGCATCGCGCGCGCCCAGGCGCTCTTGTCCAGCGGTTCGGCGCGCTAG
- a CDS encoding isoprenylcysteine carboxylmethyltransferase family protein, with protein sequence MADVWRLVPLAGVLVFFGLGIGLRAWLHARRHGSSGIVLFRGNAPSERLLGAVGVVVPAALLAQATVAAIAPDLARGALPASCAPVLRPLGAALLFGGSLLMFTAQLHLGASWRVGLEHERPGELVTSGLYRYSRNPIYVFMFVAFAGFAVLLPTWPLLVILAGGAIGWRRWVVRVEEAHLLATYGDAYRAYAARVGRFLPGVGRLR encoded by the coding sequence ATGGCCGACGTCTGGCGGCTCGTCCCGTTGGCGGGCGTACTGGTGTTCTTTGGGCTGGGCATCGGCCTCCGCGCCTGGCTGCACGCGCGGCGCCATGGGTCGAGCGGCATCGTGCTGTTCCGCGGGAACGCGCCGTCCGAGCGCCTGCTCGGGGCGGTCGGCGTCGTGGTCCCGGCCGCGCTGCTCGCGCAGGCGACGGTGGCGGCGATCGCTCCCGACCTCGCGCGTGGGGCGTTGCCCGCGTCGTGCGCCCCCGTCCTCCGCCCGCTCGGCGCGGCGCTGCTCTTCGGCGGTTCGCTCCTCATGTTCACCGCGCAGCTCCACCTCGGCGCCTCGTGGCGCGTCGGTCTCGAGCACGAGCGGCCGGGAGAGCTCGTGACCAGTGGACTCTATCGGTACTCGCGCAACCCGATCTACGTCTTCATGTTCGTCGCGTTCGCCGGGTTCGCCGTGCTGCTCCCCACCTGGCCGCTTCTCGTGATCCTCGCGGGTGGGGCGATCGGCTGGCGCCGCTGGGTCGTCCGGGTGGAGGAAGCGCACCTGCTCGCGACCTACGGGGACGCCTACCGCGCCTACGCCGCGCGGGTGGGTCGGTTCCTGCCCGGGGTGGGCCGGCTGCGCTGA
- a CDS encoding glyoxalase: MSIPATTKGPVIIPAMRYRDAPAAIDWLCRAFGFEQHLVVPGPDGTIAHAQLTFGNGMIMLGSARDDEFGRLMTVPPRRGPVTQSPYVIVADADAHYARAKAAGAEIVMDIKDEDYGGRGYSARDPEGHLWNFGTYDPWR, translated from the coding sequence ATGTCCATCCCCGCCACGACCAAGGGCCCCGTCATCATTCCGGCGATGCGCTATCGCGATGCACCCGCCGCCATTGACTGGCTGTGCCGCGCCTTCGGCTTCGAGCAGCACCTCGTCGTGCCCGGCCCGGACGGCACGATCGCGCACGCCCAGCTCACCTTCGGCAACGGCATGATCATGCTCGGCTCGGCGCGCGACGACGAGTTCGGCCGTCTGATGACCGTCCCGCCCCGTCGCGGCCCCGTGACCCAGAGCCCGTACGTCATCGTCGCCGATGCCGACGCGCACTACGCGCGCGCGAAGGCCGCCGGCGCCGAGATCGTGATGGACATCAAGGACGAGGACTACGGGGGCCGCGGCTACTCGGCGCGGGATCCCGAGGGGCATCTCTGGAACTTCGGCACGTATGACCCCTGGCGGTGA
- a CDS encoding HAD family phosphatase, translating into MRCQVLACDYDGTLASDGRIAPETMRALGRVRDSGRRIVLVTGRQLDDLLGACPGIDFFDWVVAENGAVLYEPRGKRVDDLAAPPPAAFLAALERAGVPFSTGRVVVATVVPHQTAVRRAIHDLGLELQIIFNRESVMVLPATVSKQSGLEEVLRRLGVPADDVVGVGDAENDQAFLRLAGFAVAVGDAVPSVAAEADLVTRAPNGAGVREFIEEWLLAGRPG; encoded by the coding sequence ATGCGGTGCCAGGTGCTCGCCTGCGACTACGACGGGACGCTCGCCAGCGATGGCCGGATCGCGCCGGAAACGATGCGAGCCCTCGGCCGCGTGCGCGACTCGGGCCGGCGCATCGTGCTGGTCACCGGCCGGCAGCTCGACGACCTGCTCGGCGCCTGCCCGGGGATCGACTTCTTCGACTGGGTGGTTGCGGAGAACGGCGCGGTCCTCTACGAGCCGCGCGGCAAGCGCGTCGACGACCTGGCCGCGCCGCCCCCCGCCGCCTTCCTCGCCGCCCTCGAGCGGGCGGGCGTGCCCTTCTCGACGGGTCGCGTCGTCGTCGCGACGGTGGTGCCGCACCAGACGGCGGTCCGGCGCGCGATCCACGACCTCGGGCTCGAGCTACAGATCATCTTCAACCGCGAGTCGGTCATGGTGCTGCCCGCCACCGTTTCCAAGCAGAGCGGGCTCGAGGAGGTGCTCCGGCGGCTCGGGGTGCCGGCCGACGACGTCGTCGGCGTGGGCGATGCCGAGAACGATCAGGCCTTCCTGCGACTCGCCGGCTTCGCCGTGGCGGTGGGCGACGCGGTGCCGTCGGTGGCGGCCGAGGCGGACCTCGTGACGCGCGCCCCGAACGGGGCCGGCGTGCGGGAGTTCATCGAGGAATGGCTGCTCGCGGGCCGGCCCGGATGA
- a CDS encoding AarF/ABC1/UbiB kinase family protein, which yields MLDRLPPLVPLPLPEPDRRALRHRAVATVRSAVRHLSGVVVRRVLRRPRPGQAVARSLRLTFETLGATYVKLGQLVASSPGVFGDAVANEFRSCLDTGPVVPFPDVRAAVERTLGCRLAEVFTHFDEAPVGRASLAVVHRAALHDGRVVAVKVLRPEVARVVAADLRLMGPLFEFLSLRVGVPEAGQLVRLVDGFREQVAEELDLRNEARTMAFFRRRLGELALAMVAVPEPLPALSGRDVLTMEYLDGVTIDDLPRVAALGLDPRPLMEQVVRAWIEIAVRDGTFHGDVHAGNMLLLRDGRLGVLDWGIVGRLDADTHRFFRRTLEAALGDETAWADIAAQLQRAYGPALREQLGLGDAELESFVRGVMEPLLTRPFGEVSLATLLSAVQGRVPEAAGAPRPSWRARLRRLRAQRRLHAGVFEHGAVGSSFDRGTFLLAKQLMYFERYGKLFMADASLLSDRAFLSALLAQEGA from the coding sequence ATGCTGGATCGCCTGCCGCCCCTCGTCCCGCTGCCCCTCCCGGAGCCGGACCGCCGTGCGCTTCGCCACCGCGCCGTCGCGACCGTGCGCAGCGCGGTCCGCCACCTGAGCGGGGTCGTCGTGCGCCGTGTCCTCCGGCGCCCACGGCCGGGCCAGGCGGTCGCGCGCTCGCTGCGGCTCACCTTCGAGACCCTCGGCGCCACCTACGTGAAGCTCGGCCAGCTCGTCGCCTCTTCCCCCGGCGTGTTCGGCGACGCGGTCGCGAACGAGTTCCGCTCCTGCCTCGACACCGGTCCGGTCGTCCCCTTCCCCGACGTGCGAGCGGCCGTCGAGCGGACCCTCGGCTGCCGGCTCGCGGAGGTCTTCACGCACTTCGACGAAGCCCCGGTCGGCCGCGCGTCGCTCGCGGTGGTTCACCGCGCGGCCCTGCACGACGGGCGGGTCGTCGCCGTCAAGGTCCTCCGCCCGGAGGTCGCCCGGGTGGTCGCGGCCGACCTCCGGCTCATGGGACCGCTCTTCGAGTTCCTGTCGCTGCGGGTGGGCGTCCCCGAGGCGGGCCAGCTCGTGCGGCTGGTCGACGGCTTCCGGGAGCAGGTGGCCGAGGAGCTCGACCTCCGCAACGAAGCTCGCACCATGGCGTTCTTTCGCCGCCGGCTCGGCGAGCTCGCGCTCGCCATGGTCGCCGTGCCCGAGCCGCTCCCCGCCCTCTCCGGACGGGACGTGCTCACCATGGAGTACCTCGACGGCGTCACGATCGACGATCTGCCCCGCGTCGCGGCGCTCGGGCTCGATCCTCGTCCGCTCATGGAGCAGGTCGTGCGCGCCTGGATCGAGATCGCCGTCCGCGACGGGACGTTCCACGGCGACGTCCACGCGGGCAACATGCTGCTCCTGCGCGACGGACGGCTCGGCGTCCTCGACTGGGGGATCGTCGGCCGCCTCGACGCGGACACGCATCGCTTCTTTCGCCGCACGCTCGAGGCCGCGCTCGGCGACGAGACCGCGTGGGCCGACATCGCGGCGCAGCTCCAGCGTGCCTACGGGCCGGCGTTGCGCGAGCAGCTCGGACTGGGCGACGCCGAGCTCGAGAGCTTCGTGCGCGGCGTCATGGAGCCGCTCCTCACGCGGCCGTTCGGGGAGGTGAGCCTCGCGACCCTGCTGAGCGCCGTCCAGGGCCGCGTCCCGGAGGCCGCCGGCGCGCCGCGCCCGTCGTGGCGCGCGCGGCTCCGGCGCCTGCGGGCGCAGCGCCGGTTGCATGCCGGCGTCTTCGAGCACGGCGCCGTCGGCTCGAGCTTCGACCGCGGCACCTTCCTGCTCGCGAAGCAGCTCATGTACTTCGAGCGCTACGGGAAGCTCTTCATGGCCGACGCGTCGCTGCTCTCGGACCGCGCGTTCCTGAGCGCGCTCCTGGCGCAGGAAGGCGCCTGA